A single genomic interval of Isorropodon fossajaponicum endosymbiont JTNG4 harbors:
- a CDS encoding O-antigen ligase family protein: MFLLIMINFSPSGFEPFWHDINQATITALSDYSNVNYSRFNIWAIALDMFNSSPLFGTGLGSFMHNEMVGGFHTISAIDYQQVHNDLLELLVELGLFGVVFFLVVFFLIQAVIRRAKNQHKNALFYILSLIGILASFVNMQFSSPYQNAYPLLLFGLLPGLISQSSPVVLSIQISSTIFQFKGSIVVVTALESSIYIQWIGVYSHINKFVDTKKIRYLNTANSIVYHQDLQTMLKNLAYSYDKRGAPILNILVENKILTYWEDNFLSLIRKVCNLYRVGRYKLVLKH; the protein is encoded by the coding sequence TTGTTTCTACTGATTATGATTAATTTTTCACCCAGTGGCTTTGAACCATTTTGGCACGATATTAATCAAGCAACAATCACCGCATTGAGTGATTACAGCAACGTTAATTATTCACGTTTTAATATTTGGGCGATTGCACTTGATATGTTTAATAGCTCGCCTTTGTTTGGCACAGGGTTGGGTAGTTTTATGCATAACGAAATGGTGGGCGGATTCCATACTATAAGCGCAATAGATTATCAGCAGGTGCATAATGATTTATTAGAGCTGTTGGTTGAGTTAGGGCTATTTGGCGTTGTGTTTTTTTTGGTTGTGTTTTTTTTAATTCAAGCGGTCATTAGACGCGCTAAAAATCAACACAAAAACGCCTTATTTTACATATTATCATTGATTGGTATTTTGGCTTCGTTTGTTAATATGCAATTTAGCTCTCCTTATCAAAATGCTTATCCACTGTTACTATTTGGTTTACTGCCTGGGCTTATTAGTCAATCTTCTCCTGTGGTATTAAGTATACAAATAAGCAGCACAATATTTCAGTTTAAGGGCTCTATCGTTGTTGTTACAGCCCTAGAAAGTAGCATTTACATTCAATGGATTGGCGTTTATAGTCATATTAACAAGTTTGTTGACACCAAAAAAATTAGATATTTAAACACAGCTAATAGCATTGTTTATCATCAAGATTTACAAACCATGCTAAAAAATCTAGCCTATAGTTATGATAAAAGAGGTGCGCCTATTTTAAATATATTGGTTGAGAATAAAATTTTAACCTACTGGGAGGATAATTTTTTATCCCTCATTAGAAAAGTTTGCAACTTATATAGAGTTGGTCGGTATAAATTAGTACTAAAACACTGA
- a CDS encoding thioredoxin fold domain-containing protein, whose protein sequence is MIAINIRGDKELAINENQSLSEKELAAQVEVQYTPTVLFLNQKNEAVVRTNGYRKPKKLKKILDYVYSKAYAELTLAQYIETTKKTSNYQPQSHEMFQKIKDFSTLKTPLAIIFEDKSCDACAYFYNITLKDSAVVNGFNAFSVVRFDASSTQTIIDNKGNQTTPKDWVQQLKLNYRPGIVLFNEGDGITRIDGFLYNFHFQEVLRYVSGDFYQEFATYNAYLAYRQRELLKQGIDIDIHK, encoded by the coding sequence GTGATTGCTATTAATATTCGAGGCGATAAAGAACTGGCGATTAATGAAAATCAATCGTTGAGTGAGAAAGAACTGGCAGCACAAGTCGAAGTGCAATATACACCAACTGTACTTTTTTTAAATCAAAAAAATGAAGCGGTAGTGCGAACAAATGGCTATCGCAAGCCTAAAAAATTGAAAAAAATTTTAGACTATGTATATAGCAAGGCATATGCAGAATTAACCTTAGCACAATATATTGAAACAACTAAAAAAACGAGCAATTACCAACCACAAAGCCACGAAATGTTTCAAAAAATTAAGGATTTTTCCACTCTTAAAACACCATTAGCCATAATTTTTGAAGATAAAAGTTGCGACGCTTGTGCTTATTTTTATAATATAACGCTCAAGGACAGCGCTGTCGTCAATGGGTTTAACGCTTTTAGTGTGGTGCGTTTTGATGCTAGTTCCACGCAAACTATTATTGATAATAAAGGCAACCAAACCACACCTAAAGACTGGGTGCAACAACTTAAACTCAATTACCGACCTGGTATTGTTTTGTTTAATGAAGGCGATGGAATCACCCGCATTGATGGATTTTTATACAACTTTCATTTTCAAGAAGTATTGCGTTACGTCAGTGGTGATTTTTATCAAGAATTTGCAACTTATAACGCCTATCTTGCGTATAGACAAAGAGAATTGCTTAAACAGGGCATTGACATTGACATTCATAAATGA
- the dsbD gene encoding protein-disulfide reductase DsbD, with translation MKRLLLPLFFILSTFSLAQAEDDLLPLDKAFSFKASVVNNEILLNWDIAKGYYLYKEKIKISADFSALLGSAEFPIAKIRNDEFFGKIGVYRDNAVVVVPVLKGDAKSILLTVSYQGCADLGVCYPPITKSVALNIGSMRSSSLADNAFNLFSRATNKAQSIVEKIISVSDEPLPADDAFKFSVVAIDANTLLARWAIHQEYYLYHDKFFFDIKGAKFGDIVFPKGKIKDDEFFGKIEVHKGVLEVKIPITNVSNQPITVIVKYQGCWEGGVCYPPQEKTKDIILPSQTGSSNVNTTPEKTSAPNTQVELNEADQITALLQQDSILLVLASFFGFGLLLSLTPCVFPMIPILSGIIVGQKGEVSTKKALIMSIVFVLSMSITYSIAGVLAGYFGENLQALFQTPWILAIFSLIFVALAFSMFGYYEIQLPASLQGKITKISNDQEGRHLIGVAIMGFLSALIVGPCVAPPLAGALIYIGQTGDALLGGLSLFVMSLGMGAPLVAIGAGVSKLPKAGDWMDNVKYVFGILMLVVAIYLLDRIVSPLASLVLWAMLITISPIAMGTLNTQTSTSSPWQRIFKALGLIILGYGILLWVLVARGGGDMFQPLSDWGASNVATESVQIKFERIKSVDELDQILAKAKSNNQIVMLDFYADWCISCKELERFVFSNANVVNEMAMANVITLQADVTENNANDKALMKRFGLVGPPAILFFNNGIESRSQRIIGEINVQDFLIHLNKTK, from the coding sequence ATGAAACGTTTATTACTACCCTTATTTTTTATATTATCCACATTCTCATTAGCACAAGCAGAAGATGATTTGTTGCCATTAGATAAGGCATTTTCCTTTAAAGCTAGCGTGGTTAATAACGAAATATTGCTTAATTGGGATATTGCTAAAGGTTACTATCTTTATAAAGAAAAGATTAAGATTTCTGCTGATTTTTCAGCCCTGCTAGGCAGTGCTGAGTTCCCAATAGCAAAGATTAGAAATGATGAATTTTTTGGCAAAATTGGGGTTTATCGTGATAATGCCGTGGTGGTGGTTCCTGTGCTTAAAGGCGACGCCAAATCTATTTTATTAACCGTTAGTTATCAAGGCTGTGCCGATTTGGGTGTTTGCTACCCACCTATTACTAAATCAGTTGCGCTTAATATCGGCTCAATGCGCTCGAGCTCCTTGGCTGATAATGCATTTAATCTATTTTCACGAGCCACTAATAAGGCGCAATCAATTGTTGAAAAAATCATTTCAGTCTCTGATGAGCCTCTACCTGCAGACGATGCATTTAAATTTTCAGTGGTGGCAATTGATGCTAATACGCTACTAGCAAGATGGGCCATTCATCAAGAATATTATTTATATCATGATAAGTTCTTCTTTGATATCAAAGGGGCAAAATTTGGCGATATTGTCTTTCCAAAAGGTAAAATTAAAGACGATGAATTTTTTGGCAAAATTGAGGTTCACAAAGGCGTATTAGAAGTTAAGATTCCGATCACTAATGTCAGCAATCAGCCAATTACTGTTATCGTTAAATATCAAGGCTGTTGGGAGGGTGGTGTTTGCTATCCGCCACAAGAAAAAACTAAAGATATTATACTACCCTCTCAAACAGGTAGTTCTAACGTCAACACCACACCTGAAAAAACTTCAGCACCCAATACACAGGTTGAGTTAAACGAGGCTGACCAAATTACCGCATTGCTCCAACAAGACAGTATATTGTTAGTATTGGCAAGTTTCTTTGGCTTTGGCTTATTACTATCATTAACCCCTTGCGTGTTTCCAATGATTCCAATTCTGTCAGGCATTATTGTGGGTCAAAAAGGCGAAGTTAGCACTAAAAAAGCGCTGATTATGTCCATTGTGTTTGTATTATCCATGAGCATAACCTATTCAATTGCGGGTGTACTGGCAGGCTATTTTGGTGAAAATTTACAGGCGTTGTTCCAAACCCCTTGGATACTGGCTATTTTCAGTTTGATTTTTGTCGCCTTGGCATTTTCCATGTTTGGCTATTATGAAATCCAACTGCCTGCCAGCTTACAAGGAAAAATCACAAAAATAAGCAATGATCAAGAAGGTAGGCACCTAATTGGTGTGGCCATTATGGGCTTTTTATCAGCACTTATTGTGGGGCCTTGCGTTGCGCCACCGCTAGCAGGTGCGCTGATTTATATTGGACAAACTGGCGATGCATTATTAGGTGGACTATCGCTGTTTGTAATGAGTTTAGGTATGGGTGCACCACTTGTTGCGATTGGTGCAGGCGTAAGCAAACTACCTAAAGCAGGCGACTGGATGGATAATGTTAAATACGTCTTTGGTATTTTAATGCTGGTCGTAGCAATTTATCTTCTTGATAGAATTGTCTCACCCCTTGCATCACTTGTATTATGGGCGATGCTCATTACTATATCACCAATTGCGATGGGTACATTGAACACACAAACAAGCACTTCAAGCCCTTGGCAACGTATTTTTAAAGCATTAGGTTTAATCATACTGGGCTATGGCATCTTGCTTTGGGTATTAGTAGCACGCGGTGGTGGCGATATGTTCCAACCGCTATCAGATTGGGGCGCATCAAATGTAGCAACTGAATCAGTCCAAATAAAATTTGAACGCATTAAATCGGTGGATGAGCTAGACCAAATTCTAGCAAAAGCGAAGAGCAACAACCAAATTGTTATGTTAGATTTTTATGCTGACTGGTGTATCTCTTGTAAAGAGCTTGAGCGTTTTGTATTTTCTAATGCTAATGTGGTTAACGAAATGGCCATGGCTAATGTCATTACACTTCAAGCCGACGTAACTGAAAATAATGCCAACGATAAAGCATTGATGAAACGATTTGGCCTTGTTGGTCCGCCTGCTATTTTGTTTTTCAACAATGGTATTGAGAGTCGCTCGCAAAGAATTATTGGTGAGATTAACGTACAAGACTTTCTCATCCATCTTAATAAAACCAAATAA
- a CDS encoding thioredoxin family protein: MLVGIANAQLPIKSGVVTGGISHTMLPWFKDSFLEITDDVDEAKQRNKHVLLFFHLDECPYCGQMVKDFNNRRLKILFNNILT, encoded by the coding sequence ATGCTTGTTGGCATTGCTAATGCACAACTGCCAATAAAATCAGGCGTGGTCACTGGTGGTATATCTCACACAATGTTGCCCTGGTTTAAAGACAGTTTTTTAGAAATTACTGACGATGTTGATGAAGCAAAGCAGCGCAATAAACATGTGTTGTTATTCTTTCATTTAGATGAATGTCCTTATTGTGGTCAAATGGTGAAAGATTTTAATAACCGCCGCTTAAAAATTTTATTCAACAACATTTTGACGTGA
- the aroQ gene encoding type II 3-dehydroquinate dehydratase: MDVLLLNGPNLNLLGTREPDYYGAQTLDDITSHLAKIANDAELILEHHQDNSEAGLIEHIHNATNNGVQYIIINPAAFTHTSVALRDALLAVGIEFTEVHLSNVHKREDFRKQSYFSDIAQGVISGFGAQGYEFALQVAIQHIQQLKRS, from the coding sequence ATGGATGTTCTATTATTAAACGGTCCTAACCTTAATCTGCTTGGCACTCGCGAGCCTGACTATTATGGCGCACAAACACTGGACGATATTACCAGTCATCTTGCAAAAATAGCAAATGACGCCGAGCTTATACTTGAACACCATCAAGACAATTCAGAAGCAGGATTAATTGAACATATTCACAACGCCACCAATAACGGCGTTCAATATATCATTATCAATCCTGCAGCTTTCACACATACATCAGTCGCTTTGCGTGATGCCCTGCTCGCTGTAGGTATTGAGTTCACCGAAGTTCACCTATCTAATGTACATAAGCGTGAAGATTTTCGCAAACAATCTTATTTTTCAGACATTGCACAAGGTGTCATTTCAGGCTTTGGCGCTCAAGGCTATGAATTTGCACTACAAGTCGCAATTCAACATATTCAACAATTAAAGAGGTCATGA